The genomic interval aaaatttttacaattaaaggactttttaatttctttcgcATTAACATTTGTGTGATCTTTCAATTATGTGTTTCACATTTTGTGAATTCTTACATTTTTTTCCGTCTTCAAAGTAAAGTAAAATGTCAGCTACGTTAGCGACATACCATGGTGGGGATGGTGATGGCAGGGATCCCCCTGATCCTTCTAGGGTACCGTCGTCTTGCGAATcaggttttcatattttttgaaATCTAACATTGTTCTGAATATAAATAGTGAATGTAtgatttactaataaaattatttttccctCGAATATATATAGTTCCACCTCCGGTCAGAAAGGGTCGTGGGGTTGCCGCAAACGCTAATctcgaaaaaaaaaaggagagaagcTGGTAAGCCCTTACCGGTGGAGGTAGATCTTGAAACCGGCAAATTTGTTGGCACTGAAGCAAGCAATTATGTTCGATTTCTTGGCCAACAAGTAAGCATGTTGTGCCCGGGTGGTCATCTAAATTTTTCTGATGTACCCCAACAATACAAGGATCAAGTGCTCAATCGAATTagagtgagtgatttttaattattaaaggttgtaataattttatgtcctcatttataaattaacataattttaaattattttattacatagtACTATTTTGATATCGATGGGAATCCCCATCGAGACCTACTTATGGGGACTTTATATTCGGTGATGGCGGAGCGGTATAGTGAGCGAAAGACACTCAGACACAAGCATTTTAAACAACATTATAAAAAACCAGAAGATTGGGAGACAGTTCTCAAATTCCCCCCTGACTACTTGAATACCGAGACTTGGAAACCGGTTTGCGAATTGTTCGTTAGCGAGGCATTTTtgaatcgttcaactaaaaataaatcgaatcggcaactaatgaaatatccaacaacGCAAGGCACAAAATCGTTGGCGTCCATACGCCACGGAATGGTATgtattaattctttaattgttaataatatttttctcttataataaactaatttaattgtttatgttcGTATAGGGGGGTCCTCCTGGAGAGCATGTAGTTGAAGCATGGAAGGAGATCCATGTGAAAAAACCGTCTGACACTTTCGTTAATGAATTAGCTGCAAAAGATTATGTAAgtgaataaaatgatttattattaaaatttatattttatattaattatatattctaataattttgatttaaataggAGGAACTGATCAAGGAGCTTGATAGGAAGCGACTTGAACGACAATCCCAGAGCGATACTGGAACTGAATCTGAATCTGATACTGGTTATCAGTTTGACGTTTTGGAAACAGTTCTAGGCCAAAGATCTGACTATCAAAGAGGCGTGGGTAAAAGGCTCAAGGGCAAAGGAAAGAAACCAATCCCTCAAACTCAATCGACGGTGCCTCCCCAACCAACTACTGAAATGATGAGCACTGTGGCAGAAATATTCTCAGCTATGCGTGCCACTTGGGGGGGTAATTTGACGCCTGAACAACGTGCTCATATATTTAACCCACGTTTTGACAATTTTATTCAAACGTATAGTCAGTCGCAGTCGCCTGGTGGTTCGTCTTCTCAGAGTTATGTCGCTCCTCCGgaatagcaacaacaacctcctCAACCACAACAGTCGTCTTCGCAACAACAATTCCAAAGTTTGTCACAGCAGCAATTTGAAGATTTTTTGCAGCAGCAACCCCAATCTTTTCCTCAGCAGTTTCCTCAAGAAGAATAACGGTACCGCTCCGCCATTGGGAAATCAGTTCTTATACCGAACCCCATCAGAGTCTCCTCCGCTCGGCTCAAACTTTGctgattttggattatttgggagttcatcGCAGGAGAACCAATTTTATTCAACTCCCATTTTCAACCAAGCTGAGCTCAGTAATTTAACGCTGGGTTTATCATCAGACCAAGCGtatgtgccttctccgccacgggcttcggggaatcgtaccgaaaataatccagatcaagacttcataattagagacctgaatgaagatgttaatgaataatttatttatgttttgtaataatttagtttaattttgagacaatattttattaggattaatatgttaaagttaattactttggagacaattttaaattattaataaattttattaaattgttataattatattaattagattttatttattaaatatttatataaataattatttatttatatataaatatatatgtattttttttttatctgaagggcattagcggcgggaggcattagcggcggggtcccgccgctaatgctccgccgctaataacattaatagcggcggaccccttttttggccgctaatacctttaatagcggccaagcattagcggcggaccaatagcggtcgaggtccgccgctaatgcccTTTAGCGGCCACTTGGTGGACCAATAGCGGCCGAGGGGCCGCCGCTATTGGTGCTTAATGTTGTAGTGAAAGCATTTATGTCATGAAAATAACCAAACTACATAACTATGATTTCACGAGTATCAATGTGGCAAGTGGCAAccaattaagttaataaataagtaattgacttatgaaCCATTTTTGTTGAAACAGCCTCCACTTATTTAGACTGAAACACTAAGCATTTTTGTTGATTAAACAGTGGTTTTTTTGGAGAAGGAGCATGCGTATGCATATATATGGTTAAATATTATGGTACTATAATTTTCGATGGAaattgacatatatatatatatgatggtGTGAAGAGAGCTATACATAACCCGGAAACTTTAATGATGAGactattcaaaattaattgtgaTCATAGAGATCGAGATtacatgtgtgtgtgtgtgtgagcgCTTATTGATTATTACAACGTTAATCTCTTCGAAAACTAATGAAAATCAGTGTTTCGATGGTTAAGATATAGCCTATAATtggaactatatatatatatatacacacacatactCGCGGTAATCTGTAACTTACTAATAGGTTTTCGTAATTATGACACAACTGTAACCAGATTGATAAaaccatttttattattaattagtatatagttaattaattagCATTCTTATAATTAGGCACCAGTAGTGCTTAATACTTTCAAGGCATGTTTTATAgtgattggttagcgatacttCGAAATCAATACAGTAATAATCCAGTTAATGTTTAACGGTAAATTTCAACCACCTCCAATTTACAAAGAAAAGTAAACTAAAAGGATaattttgccaaaaaaaaaatgaggaaaTTAAGTGTAAAAATCAAACCATAAAAAAATTTCACCAAAAATAACCCTTAAATgcgtatatatttttgtatatttatatagaactaaagttcaattaataaactaattaaGCTTGATTAACTCTAACAATAATTAGCTtcagtactatatatatatacctaataAAACAGTACTACGTATATGACATATATATGAATGAAAGACAAGACCAGGCAAGGCAACTATGCCTCAGCGTATCGAAGTACCTAATCCATCCGATTAACCAAACGAGTTAATCACAGCCATTCATTATCCACTACCCAAAAACAAAAAGTAAACATATGATACGTACGTACATACATTAATACATTAATATAGTTACgactcatatacatatataaaatacagctcagaaaaaagaataattatatatattacattcttGGTTAGACTACAACCCAACTTTCTAACTCCCATTTCTCTATATAGAAACCcttttggtttaaaaccattATAATCTTCTTCATCTTGAAACCCTAGATCTATCTATCTCTATCTATAACCATGATGAGTAGTTATAAATCTGAGCCAAACAACAATATTGATCAAGACACTCATCATCaatatcattatcatcatcatcatgatcatcatgaggaagaagaagaagaagatgatcaTCATGATGAAAACAGCAGCAATAAGCAACAAAAAATAGGAAGGGGAAAGACTCAGATAAAGTTCATAGAGAACCAAACAAACAGACAAGTAACCTTTTCAAAACGAAGAAATGGGATTTTCAAAAAGGCTGGTGAACTCTCTGTTCTTTGTGATGCTAAGGTCTCTCTTATTATTGTCCCTAACAATAATAAACTCCATGAATTCATTACTCCTGGAGCCAAGtaagaatatttatatatatatatattattagaaaagtTTAGATCTTTATCAATTAATTTCTGATATATGTGTTATCTTTTCATGGAATCAGTACTAAGGAAATGATTGATCTGTATCAAAGAACCAAAGGTGTTGATCTGTGGAAGTCACAGTACGaggttattaattattttttttttattaaaaaaaatctgaaagtttgtttttttttattgattattttttatttattttattttttggttgtaGGCAATGCAACAAACCTTGCGCCAACTCAAAGCTAAAAACTTTGAACTGAGGACACAGATCaggtattttttgaaaatattatttttcctatatatataaaaaaggaaataagagagaaaaaaaaagtgacacataaatgattttttattttattttttgtagtttgatgaaattaatatgttgttttttttttcttgaaacagACAGAGATTGGGTTATGATTTGAATGATCTGAGTTTTCATGAGCTAAGTGATCTTGAGAATAGTATGCTTTCTTCTGTGGAAGCCATACGCCACAGAAaggtataatttataaatcattatattttcacaattttttttaaaattatttattttcatgtatATGTTTGAATCTTTAATATAGAgtaatttgtggcataaatacttaaatttcactccagttacaaataaataactaagtttaattttttggctGTAATAATAGCTAAGTTATAAGGTGTCAAAATTTAATAACTTTTGgactttttatattaataaaaagtcAGTAAaagtattcaaaaaaaaattgtgattttagatattttgtgtaaattttccaataaatatatatactgttaTCTCATTTGATCGAGTATAGTACTAGATTTCATTATTATGGATCATATATAAGCTAAAACTTATAGTACATGAGCACTTACTATTTGACACTTAAAGTGTTCAAAATCatactaatataattttttataattaattagcgattctttatattatttattatatatctgAAACTCAATATTAAAATAGAGTAATAGTATATCAACTTTGACAcctttcatcaaaaaaaaacttTGACACCTAAGGTGCAGCTCTCTTAGCATTTCTTATATAATAAatcatttgataattaattgaaattaaattaGAACGTGCATCGTACTAATTCTCTTGTTCATTATGTTTTTCAGAATCACAAGATCAAAACTCAGGCTGAAACCACCAAGAAAAGGGTTAGAACACACACACACTGCATATTAATATCAACCTGAATATAgtcttttcatttctatttctaattaattttaattagcatatatatatatatatgcaattgtatatatatatcaccgtacatgtttttttttttctaacagaACAAGAGCTGGGAGGAAAGAAACTCAGTCCTCATGCATGAAATTGTAAGCTATAATTTATAaccttataattaattaggtacATCTTATTAATTATACAATATTAGACATATATAGACTATTATATTATCCTAAATATCTATATAAACATTATGTACacagttattttaattaacatATCATATGATTTgttataatgaaataaaatggaaatataataaatcaatatttattttattaatctgtTGGTTGCGTgttttaaagtattagaataaTGACTATTCCATATTTACATCCCAATTATGCAagataatatatatttcatttccacttctatttttaattaatctaattaATGAAAGTgtggtaattaattaattgtattattgttattattagcaTGCAAGGTGTGAAGATCCACCATATGGTTTAGTGGAGGATAATGtagaaggaggaggaggaggagggtaTGAATCATCAGCAGTTGCATTAGCTAATGGAGCTTCCAATCTCTACGCCTTCCGCCACCACCACAACGGTGGAGGAAGCTTAATCACCACCAGTCACTCCGCTCTTCACAGTGGCACCGGCGGTGGTGGTAGTGGCGGTGCCTATGAATCCTTTGATCTCCGCGACCTTCGCCTGGCTTGATGAATTAATCTGCACCCTAATCATATATTAGTACTACGtactaattatatatacacaatatGTATTATGTGAGGGCTTGGAGTGCATGCATTTATAACTCTATCTTAAGAATATTATTATGTTTAGTATGTACTACTTTTGGTTTTAATTTGCTTGACTTTGGTAATATATACCTTAAGcttctgatgatgatgatgatgatttatatattaattatatgttatgatatacttaattaaatgtCTCTGGtttgaatttacttaattatgTATATTCCTAGTTTGTCTAATTTTGTTTTGATATGTTCCATTGATGGGAAtggagacttaattatttatgactatttattattgatttgaaTTTAACAAGTGTAGTGCATATTGCATAAATACATGGATACACAAACTACTTGAGGCTTTGGTCAAGTAGCCATAGAAGGTATTTGGGGATTGTGTGGGGTTATGTGATCCCACTACAGGAATTATGATCTTTAGGGGCGATAAAAGTTATCCTTAAGAAGTCGCTCCTAATAGTTTGCACCTAAAAATATTATAAgggacaataaaaaaattatcaccCCTAAAAGTAATTGATAAACAATTAAGGTTTACTTTTAAGAGCGATAAATATCAtctttaaaactttacaattagttgaaaaacaattttaaacaatatattgatattgctcctaaagaaaaaacaacaaaaatacagttttacggaattttaaacatttttacgatttttttttattttatttacataaaatacggtcgttgaaattttgttcatttgttgttaattttttgttatatgtatgttattttttgttgtttttttgttattattttgatgttattttcatgttacttttatgttgtttttttgttgattttatgttgttttcgtgttattttttagaaaaccgtaaaaatgtaaaaaaaacattctttgaacgtaaaaatgtaaacattttacaaaaaatagtgcattatgtaattattccaaaattaaaattattatagtgTGATATCAAATCCAAAATTTGTGTAATTCGGCctcaatgtatatataaaaatgcttattatataaataaataaaacaacatAGATAGTAACCATGTTGTTTATCAAATACTTTcaggctttttttttttgggaaaaaaacagaaaaatacaaaaaaaggaaaaaaaattacaaaaatactttgggccggcccattaaacatttatacagtccacatacaaatatttacaaaaataccacatgcactaagccttcagctatacagagcgaaccatgaagatgaaaatacgcgctcgtttcaaaaccgcaaaacaaccaaaatgaaaccaaaacgagaaaaatacaactattaattctggcaaaatcaactggaaaagaagacctgcaatgatctaaactgaaaatgacgaaaaaaatcagaaaaactgtgaagaaactgaaattacacatttgttttctgttttattcgatcaaaacaactccccctaatatcgaaatccagattcatgaaatgtagatctgtaacaaacagatctggagctcccaccaaattcaaaacaatgtatgatgtgaaaatttttaaaaaaacctcatgaataatacatctacgttatatacagttacattttgattgattactggttttcaatataaatatattttttgaaaaataaaataagaagagtaaaatcgaattaaggtacaaccaaTTATGTatataagtctgtttattttttattttggttgccttatagttgcattatcgttttatgatagtttatatattatgcaagaatttaatttgatggggactaagaaatagtagttatacatagtaagttttgtgcaaatagttgcatattaattttatagtgaaataacatatgcaagtagcaaaactataataaaactacaaaataactgtatgcaagtgcaaatagttgcattatcgttttatgatagtttatatattatgcaagaatttaatttgatggggactaagaaatagtagttatacatagtaagttttgtgcaaatagttgcatattaattttatagtgaaataacatatgcaagtagcaaaactataataaaactacaaaacaactgtatacaaactaaaatacaggaaaaactctttgaacatcaacatccatgataaatctcattgttacccattgatgatataaaaatggacaggaaacaactagataaaaaacatattaaaaaaatacatacagaaggtgtaaaatttcaaatatgggagaaaactaaaaagaaaccgaaaacaaacctcggttcgaacatcagcaccaacattagcttttttcccagaaacgttgacaatgaaatctctgcatTATTTGTTGAGCAAACATACATAAGAAGCACAATGATTTCCTAAGATTGTGCCTAAAActagtgaaaatatttttcatttctcAGAACACTTTCCTTGACTTCGActattctttattatttgattttgtCTTCAGGTATTAGCTTTTGTTGTCTATACTTTTTCTGGCTTTATTCTCTACACAGTCGCTCCATATGTTATCAAGGTCCGTTTCTtcgtaagaatatataagaaactagctttacaattaaaaattaaaaataaaaaggaaagaagaattgttatggaaaaaaattaaaaattaaaaactgaaataaaatttaaaattaaaaattaaaactgaaataaaattaaaaataaaaagaaaagaagaaaaaaagagagtgaaatgatggattgattgatagaagtcaatcctagactCCTGCCGTGTAAGCAACAAGTGTGATGCATGAAAATGTGTGTGCAAAGTGGTAaaagtgtaataaaataaacttgatGAGTAAAAAAGTAACAATAACCGTGTGAGGGTATTTCAGTAATAAAGAATGCATTTTGTATTTatggtgtaaaaatttcttttttttttctaagtaaggatcaaatatttaagttgaaatttgtAATTAATATTTGTGTACATACTTAGTGATGAAAAAAAGAATAGAATAGCCTCTTTTCTTTTACTAAGGATgtcttacaattttttttttttttttatgcaacAGAGAAATTTATTGAAGCAGAAAACTAAAAACCAGTAGCAACAAAGGGTGCTACTTCCCCAGCCGAACAAACCCGAGACACATTGTTTAAAGCAGCCCAAGCTGCAAGCTTGTGTGCTACCAAATTGGCCTCACGAGGCAGCCAAAAAACTCCTAAACCAGTGTTCAATTTCAGACAAGAAAATAAATGcagaaaaatattagaaaggTTCCACACAGGAATAGAGTAATTTTTAACAGCATTGGCAAGTTGTAAGCAATCCGTGTAGAAGCTAGCATCCTTGCAATTCATCTTTAGACTCAAAGAAAAGGCATGACAGAGGGCTAAACTCTCAGCATGGAGAGCAGAAGAGACCGAAACCTTGGCTGTGAGAGCTTCCACAAAGGTGCCTTCCTTGTTGAACACAACCACAGCCACAAAAGCACAGCTGCCACGGACTGCTGCATCAGAGAAAAAGTTAAAATCCTTCGGCACCAGCTGTGGTTGACAAGGGTGGTGAAGAACTTCCAATCTTTCCAAAGAGATTCTCGACTTGCTAGCAGTAAAATCATTCAGCAGCTTCAAACAGTTGGATAGAACATCCTGCGGTCTCAGCGCGGAACCATTATGAAACACCTTATTTCTAGCATTCCACAAGGAGTAACACAAGTAGGCTGCAAACTGGGTAAAAGGAGGGCCACCCGGGGAGTAAGGAGGGACGTTCGGGGGCGAATGGATGATCCAATTAACTAATTCCAGCATGTTCCTGAACACCAACCCCTCGCTGCGTATTCCAAAAGGGCTGCTAAACCAGCAGGCTCTAGCAAACGGGCATTGGAAAAACAGATGAGGGATGGAGTCTTCCCCATCACTACACATAGTACAATGCGACTCATTGCCAAACACGGTTCGGAGACGAGAGCCACAAGGGAGAATGTCCTTACAAACTTTCCACAGAAACAACTTTACACGTTCATGAACCGGGGCCTTCCAGATCTCCTTCCAAACATTAGAGCACCTCCCCAAACGGGGTTTAATTAGAGAAAGATAGGCTTGGCTCACCGTGAAGGACCCATCAGTAGAATCTCGCCAAATGAGATTGTCCTTGTCACCATTAGAAAGAAGCTCTACACGCCCAATCTGACTCCCCACCCGAGGATTGAACCATTCGGCTAAGGACTCGATCATCAATTCCCCCCTCTCATTGAAGAAGTTGCTTAACATCTTAACTCTCGGTTCTTGAATTCTTGGATTGAAGGCAGCTAAATACTCATTCCAACTAAGCCAAGGTATCCAAGGTGAATGCCATAGGTCCGTCCTATTACCATTAGCAATTAGCCAGCACGATTCACCCCGAATAAAATCTCTCGAAGCAAGAATACCACGAGCAACTTTGGAGGCCGCATCAGGGAGCTTGACACTCCAAAAGGAGTCATTACGTTTACAATATTTGGCCAAAAATAAGTTGCACCACGGCTTCTCTTCCCCACTAGCAAGGGTCCAACCGAGCTTCGAGATCAACGCCATATTAAGATCCGAGAACTTCTTGATACCCAGACCCCCATACTCTTTCGGTTTGCAGATTGAATCCCAACTGGTAAGGGACAAGAAACGGGTTTTATCAAACCCACCAATCCACCAGAATTTCCTCACCACCTTATCCAATTCATCACAGACCCTCAGAGGAAGGAGAAAGGTAGACATAGTATACACCGGAATGCTAGCAACAACCGATTGGATGAGGGTGGTTCTCCCGGCTTGGGATAACAACTTGCTTCTCCACCCTTCTAGGCGCGCTTTAACTCTATCCACCACGAAACTGAAGTCACGGGTAGCACTCTTAGAGAAGGATATCGGATTCCCAAGGAATTTGTCCGACTCCGAGAGGGGCCTAAATCCCAGCAAATTGTTGATCATGACTCTGACCTCCGAACAAGTATTCTTGGAAAAAACAGTAGCAGATTTGGAGGCATTAATCTTCTGGCCTGACCATTCAGAATATTTCCTTAGACAGTCTTGAACCACATTGATCTCGTCTGCATTAGCCTCACAAAACAGAAAGGTATCATCCGCGTACATAAGATGAGAGATGGGTGTACTACGAGGACTGACTTTGAACCCATGAAGCTGGCCATTAGCCTCTGCTCGGAACAAGAGCCGAGAAAGGACTTCACTTCCCAGAACAAACAGGAACGGGGATAGGGGATCGCCTTGTCTTAATCCTCGGGAGGGTCTGAATTGCTTAAGGGGACCACCATTGAGCAAAACCGAAAAGGAAACTGAAGAAATACATTTCATGATGAGGCTCCTGAAATGATCCCCGAATCCGAAGGCCTTAAGGACAACATCTATAAAGCTCCATTCAAGGCGGTCATAGGCCTTGGACATGTCAAGTTTGAGACCCACAAAACCCTTTCTACCTTGCTTTTTCTTAAAAGAGTCAAGAATTTCATGAGCAATAATACCGTTTTCCGCAATCCAACGACCCGGTAGGAAGGTCGATTGATAAGGAGAGATGATTAATGGCAGCACTGTGCGGAGACGATTGGCCAGGAGCTTCGCTATCACCTTATAAGCAAAGTTGCACAACGAGATAGGCCGGTACTCATCAAACTTGCAGGCACCTTGTTTCTTCGGGATAAGAACAATAAACGTCCGGTTCAATGCTTTGACAAATTCACCAGTACGAAAGAACTCAACCACAGTATCAACCACATCCTGACCGACAATATTCCAATGGGCACGATAGAAACGACCCGGCATTCCATCCGGCCCCGGGGCCTTAAGCGGGGCCATCGACCAAACCACCCTACGGATTTCCTCAACCGACGGTATACCAATTAGATCATCATTCAAAGCATCCGTAATGGTAGTAGGCAAAAGATCAAAGATCTCTTGATCATAAACGGGGTTACTAGAAGTGTAAATAGTCTTGAAGTTTTCTGAGAAGTAATTACCAATATCAAGCCTATTGTTGATCCAATGAACCCCATCCTCCGAGATCGCTCCAATCCAGTTCCGTTTCCTTCGAACAACCGTGGAGGTGTGAAAGAAACGAGTGTTACGATCACCCTCCCGGTTCCACAGCTCCCTAGATTTTTGGAACCAGATTTCGCTTTGGCGAGCATTAACTTCCTCGATCTCTAAGAGGATATCCGCTTCCAGCTTAGAGTTTTCGGTGGAAGGCACTCTTTGTTGAACCTCCAGAAGAGCCTTCTCAAGAACTTTCAGTTTGTCTTTACAAAAACCAAAATGATCCCGATTCCACTTTGCAAGACGTCTCCGAGTATTAGCAATCCGAGCCACTAATTGGAAGCTCTTAACCCCGTAAACAACCAAATTCCAAGCCTCCCGAATAACCTCTCTACAAGTCGGGTCCCTAGTCCAAGCATCCAGGAATCTAAAAGGTTTCTGAAAGCTGTCTTGATCAAAGAGCAGATCCAAGACCAAAGGCGCATGATCCGAAGAACGGATCGGCAAAGCTTTGACTCCGGCCTTGGGGAACCGAATTAACCAATCCGTAGAGCCCACCACACGGTCAAGCCTCTCTTTAACAAGATTCGGGAGTTGTCTCTTATTAGACCACGTAAAGAAATTTCCAACGCACCCTATATCCACACCCCTAGAGAGCAACAGAAATTCAGAGAACAAACGCCAATCAGCTTCCCCCACTTGGGACCCCCCAAATTTCTCATCCCGGTTGAGTAGAACATTTAGATCCCCCACTAACATCCAAGGTTCATTGAAAGACAAGACTTGGAGAGTGATATCTTCCCAAAACGCTTCTCTATCTCCTCTAAAAGGCGGACCATAGACAAACCACCCAATCCA from Cannabis sativa cultivar Pink pepper isolate KNU-18-1 chromosome 4, ASM2916894v1, whole genome shotgun sequence carries:
- the LOC115714657 gene encoding agamous-like MADS-box protein TM6, producing the protein MMSSYKSEPNNNIDQDTHHQYHYHHHHDHHEEEEEEDDHHDENSSNKQQKIGRGKTQIKFIENQTNRQVTFSKRRNGIFKKAGELSVLCDAKVSLIIVPNNNKLHEFITPGANTKEMIDLYQRTKGVDLWKSQYEAMQQTLRQLKAKNFELRTQIRQRLGYDLNDLSFHELSDLENSMLSSVEAIRHRKNHKIKTQAETTKKRNKSWEERNSVLMHEIHARCEDPPYGLVEDNVEGGGGGGYESSAVALANGASNLYAFRHHHNGGGSLITTSHSALHSGTGGGGSGGAYESFDLRDLRLA